Within the Bos indicus x Bos taurus breed Angus x Brahman F1 hybrid chromosome 17, Bos_hybrid_MaternalHap_v2.0, whole genome shotgun sequence genome, the region ACACCAGGATGCTCCGGCCACTGTCCCAACCCTTTGGGCCCGTCCCCTGCCAACACCATGGCCACGAGCCCACCTTCACCGCCATGGCTTACTTACAGGCAGGTAGGAGACAGGAAAATCAAACTTATAGTCTTCAGCCTGAAGCTTATACACCAGTTTCATCATCGGGCCTCTGAACACAAATGACAGAAATAGGAAAGTGAACGGCAAACCAGACGGGACTCCCAGAGAACGTCCGACCCCGCGAGGGCGAGACGACCTACCCAGGGTCCAGGAACTCCATGGCCATGCTGTGCTCCACGGGGCTGACGCGGCCCTGCAGGCAGCGCAGGTTCCACCCGGGCAGGACGCCGTCCAGGCTGCCGAAGATGCTCTCGACCAGCCACGGGAAGACACTGTGCAGCTCCTGCAGCGGCGGACGCTCAGAGCGGACCCTCCAGGCGGCCCCGCCCGCCTCCCCGCCGGGCCTGCACCCGGGGCCCGCTCCCCGGTCCGGGGCAGCCGTGGTGATGTGGCTGCTGCGTGTCTGGCTCTACCCGGCACGGCGGACCTCTGTGCTGGACGCAGCTCGGGCAGGCGCGGGGAGGGACGCCCGGCCTCCATCTGCCCCACGCTAGTAGAGCCGCCCATGTGACAACCATAACCGCCTCCAGACACTGCCAACGGCCCCTGTGGGCCCGCAGCTGAGAAACCCCAATCTACGTGCTCTCGTGCTTACACATCACAGATGTGAATTGCACCCGGGGTCAGGCCTCTGCAGGAAACgctgaggtgggaggggggcttgcAGACCCTCCTCCGGGAGCACGTGAGACACAGCCCCATAAGAAACAGACAGCGGAGCCTTACCTTTGCTGGGAAGTCCTCGATGACTTTAACCAAGTCTTGGCAGCGCTGTGCAAAGGGCTTGTTCATAGAGTCGGCTTTCAGGCTGGCCTAGGAGACAGAGCCGACCAGAGCGCGGTGAGCACCCTGCTGGAGTCAGACCGGAAGTCCAAGCGACAGGCAGGAGTCACACACGAAAGGCTCCCGTCATCCCGACCAGAAAAGAGAAGGCCCTGTGCGCGTGGATGAAGGTCAGCAGGAAAGGCCAGGCTTCACCCAGGGAACGCAAGGCCCCGGCCGTCTCCACACAAGGGTGGGGTCCACAGCGTCTCGGTCAGAGGCGAGACCCCGCTGCGAAGGCTGGAGCTGGATCTGCTGCCTTTCGGGGGACACCAGGAAGACCCTGCTCCCAGATCAACACCCATAGGAAAGCGCAGGCCTGGCACCCCAGCAGAGCAGGGGCCTTCCGATTGTCACCAACAGCAAGGTCATCAGAACCCCTCGCCTTCATGCAAAGATTTACGAGACGTGACGATGCAGGTGTCCATTCTTCGCCCTTGTCCCCCCCAGCCGGGGAAACCAGGGACAGATGTTTCTACGACCCCTCttgtaaatgagaaaactggggcTCAGCGGCTGCATAAACCAGCGCCCGCCAGAAGGGGGCAGGCTCGTGCCTGAGGGACCTAACGGAGTCCACTGTTCTCCAGCACGTCGCCTCGAAAGCAGGCGCTGCTGAGTTCTCCAGTCCCTCTGCTACAGAACTCCGGTCCTGTGGGCCCTCGGCGGGCAGCAGACACTTACGAGCAGGAAGCTGGGCTGCTGCAGGTGGGGGAACGCCATGGCAGCCTGCCTTGCAGGGTCCGGAGCGGCCGTCGTAGGGGACCACTGCAGGGACAGAGATGGAACCTCAACAACAAGGTTATCGCAGCACTTCACAAAGCTCAAGCAAGGCCCATGTTCTGCAAAGTGCTGCGCACGTGCAGGCCACAGTGACCAGCTCCAGAGCCAGGACCGTGGGGGTGAGCCTGTGGTAAAGCAGGGCACCGGCCACGTGCCAGGCCTGGTTCTGGCGGCTCAGCATCCGTTCCTCATTTACTCCTCAGGGCCAGGCAGGCAGGATTCTAAGGCCAGCCCTGCCAGAATCCCGTCTCCGGTTGTTCAAATGCTCTTTGAAAGGGGTTTTACAGACAGGTTAAAGTCTCAAGCGTGAGAACCATAAGATTCAGAGTAGTCCTGGCTAACAGGCAGCAAGGAAATGGGGACCTTGGTTCCACCCTGCAAAAAGACGGATCCGCCGGCAACCTGCGTAACCCTGGAAGCAGGTTCTTCCTGCACCTGCAGAGGAGAGCAGAGCCAGCCAGCACCTTGAGGTCAGCCTTGAGACGCCCTCCGCTCAGCCAGCCGGGCCCTGTGTCCTCAGATACAACCATGAGGTGCCAACGGATACAGTTTTAAGCTGCAAAGCCTACTAAGCAAGAATAGAAGGCGCATCCTCACGATGACCTGTGGGACGAGGTCAGTGCTGagggaaatggaggcacagccaGGACACGCCTCCTCACTGCTCTCTAGACAAAGGCTCTGTCCTCCCTGCGCCCTCTGAGAAGGGAGCGGGGATGGGACGAGCACGCTCTGCCAGCAGAGCCTCTGAACGGCCACTAGAAAATCAGGGGCAGCTCTCCGGACTCCCACTCCCTGTGCCTGTGGGGCAGAACCCGAAACACGCAGACCGAGCAGAGTCAAAGCCTCCGCGCCCCTTGACGGCCCTCCTGGCACAGCTCTGCCCACGGCCACGCAACAACGCTGCAGGGGCGCCTGGCAGGCAGGCCACGTGGGTGGAGGGGCCGGGAGGGCATCTCTGCCACTGGGCATCACGAACACTGCCCCGAGACCAAGGGGGCTGGactcccgcccccagccccgtCTGCAGGAAGCTGAAGTCTGCCTGGCCCCCCGCGTCACAGAAGAGCCGGCACAAGCAGCTGCTGGTTAGGAAAGTCTGGTGCACACTCCTGAGTTGTTCACAGACGCTACAACTGCCAGCAGAAGGGAAGAGCCAGCTGCACAGTAACCGCACTGCAGTCATGACATGAGGCGCTCCATCCACAGCCAGCAGTTCTGAGAACCGGCCTCAAGACAACGGGAcggacgctgctgctgctaagtcgcttcagtcatgcccgactccgtgtgaccccatagacggcagccaaccaggctccccgtccctgggattctccaggcaagaacactggagcgggttgccatttccttctccaatgcatgagagtgaaaacagagagtgaagttgctcagtcatgcctgactcttagccaccccatggactgcagcccaccaggctcctccgtccatgggattttccaggcaagagtactgcagtggggtgccgttgccttctccgggacGGATGCTGCTGTTCATTATAACCTACGTCTCTGTGGGCATCAAAATAACTGTAGCTTGCTCTGCCTGTATATGTAAACAGGCTAAAACTGTCAGCAAGGAGATGCTACAGACTCACGCCTGCATCTTGCACCCGAGGAACACGGTGCCCTAGGGCCACAGGAAGTGGTTTCGGAAGACAGGCTTCTGCCGCCAGCCCCAAAGAAATGGAGCACTGGCCGGGGGATCTGTAAGCAGGCCCTTTGCCCTTTCCTGTCTGCCCATTTCTGTCCTGCTCAGACCTTGTAGAAGTGAGGTGACCTGATGGCATGCAACCTAACTCCTGACTCAGGGTCTACTGAATGCCCACAAAACCCTGCCTAACTTGTTGATTCTTTTCCTAGATTAAAAAAGAGcaggaatgaaaaagaatgacCAGCTCTCTGCCCCCAGGTTCCCTCTGGCAATCctgcagatgagcaggcaagacAACAGCTGAAACACAACCAGGAGACCGCCAGCCTGCAACAGATGGAAAGTGACGCAGAGCCTGACGTCCTGCCGCAACGATTCTGAGACTCTTCCCCTTATCCCTTTAAAAACTGTCGCTGCGGAGCATAATCTTCAGACCCGGCTCTGGGACACGAGTCTGGCTTCTCCATTTCTGATTAAAACaacctttcttttctcctgacATTTGCCTTTGGAGTGTCCGCCATCGAGCTGTGAGTGGTCAAATTTCGGTCCAGCAACACTGAGTCTGCTCAACTCCTAATTAAACTAAATATCGGCTTCAGTTTTAAGAATGACTTAAAACGCTCCAGTCCTGAACCAAGCGCTCCAGAGAACACCGTGCACTACTCAGAAAAGATCAAAGCGGCATAAAACCCTGCACTGCGGGTCGAGGGCAGAGCTCCCGAGATGACGAGGTGAAAGCTGCTTCTTCCTCGGAGAAAGTTGGAAGAGGGCGCGGCTGAGTGAGCCCGAGGCGCCCAACCGGGGAATTTCGGGGAGAGGGCAGAGTCCCGATTCTCCCGCCGCGCCGCCTGCTCTGGGCACCCAGCCTCCGCTTCAGCCCGCCACCTCCGCACTCGCTGCCGTCAGGAGCGCCTTCCGACCCGGCTTCGGGGTCCCTTCTGGAGCCGCAGCCCTGGCGGCGCCCATCTCGTCGGGGCCTTCCTCCGGCCGCGCAGCGAGCAAGACGCCCTGCCGTCTGCGGCTCGCCACTACCCGGCGACCCTCGGAAGCCGAGGCTCCGCACGGCCAGCACACccgaggcgggggcgggggcgggggcgggcgtcAGGCCGAGACCCACCCCTCGCCCCCACAGCGCTCGCCGGGGAGCCCCAGGCTGTCGGTCCCCCACCGCGCGCAGGAACGTTAACCGGGCGCCCGCCTGGGCGAGGCTCGTGAGGCGCGCGTGAGGGCGCGGCGCTCGACGCCCCGGTCCGATGCCCGGGGCTCGCTTGGGAACGGAGCCGACTTCCGCGGAGGTTTGGGGCGGCCGCCGGGACGCTGGTCCCGCCGCGCGCCACTCCCACCACTCACCTGAGGAACCCGCAGCGTCGCCCACTTCAGGGAAGGAAGCCGCCATTCGGCGACTAGGCGCCGAAATGTCGTCATCAAGCTGCGCGCGTCGCGTCCCCCCGGCGTACGTGGTGAAAGGCGCGTGCGCAAAGCCAAGCCCCGCCCCCAAACCCCGCCCCGCGGGTTTATGGGAAGCCCGCCTCGgaacgcgcgcgcgcgcgtgctgCGGGGACCTGGCGGCAAGGGCCGCGCGTGCGCAAGAGAAGCGGCCTCGCGTTAAGGTTAGGGCCTAGAGGCGCGCCCCTACCAGGCGCAACAGCCGCGCGCCGGGCCTGGCGGGCATTTATTGGGCGACCGCGGAGCTCTGCGTGCGGGCTTCCTGCGGAGCGCGCGCGGGAGCCCAGTCGCTAAGGCGCGGGTGCCCCGCACATCCGCCGCCGCCCGGACCCGAGCACCGGACGGCGGGGCCGGTAGGGGGCGCGGCGGGGACCGGGCGGCGCGCACCTCCACGGTTCCTCAGATGGCGGCCGCGGGCGCGGGGCCGGGCCCTGGGCCGGGGGCGCCCCCGGGGCTGGAGGCGGCCCTGCAGAAGCTGGCGCTGCGGCGGAAGAAGGTGCTGAGCGCCGAGGAGATGGAGCTGTTCGAGCTGGCGCAGGCTGCGGGCGGCGCCATGGACCCCGACGTGTTCAAGTGAGCGCCCGGGGGAGCCGGGTCCTCCGGGGCGGCCGGCCCGGGCGAGGAGGGCTCACTGCCGCCGCGTGTGTTCTCGCCAGGATCCTGGTGGACCTGCTGAAGCTGAACGTGGCGCCCCTCGCCGtcttccagatgctcaagtccaTGTGCGCTGGGCAGAGGGTGGCGAGCGACTCCCAGGATCCCACGGCCGCGCCCCTGCCCACGCCCAGCGTGCCTGAGACCCGAGGTCAGAGCCGGGCCAGGGCGGCGGGTGGGCATCTCCTGGCACTGGGCGCGTTTGGTCCCTAGTGGCCAGACCTTTCTGTTGTTCTTGACCCAGAACTCGGTGGGCACATCCGATGGCTGGCCCCTTGGGCTCCAATCCCCAGCTTGGACTTTGCCATCTACCACCCTGGAGCGTGCCCGTCCACATAGGGAGGGTGCAGGGTGGGAGGCCCAAAGCCGGCTAGACCTCACTGGGACTCTGCGACCCGTTTCTCCCCAGCTCTGCACTCAGGGCTTTTCCCCACGAAGCTGGGAACAGGCGGCTTTGGATCCTTCCTCCCTGCGGCTGTGGCCTGTACTGAAGTCCTCAGGGAGCAGGGCGGGCAAAGGCTTTCCTGTGCTTGCTTGTTGGCCCCCTACCCGGCCCAGGTCCTGCTGAGTCTGGACAGTGAAGCTTCCCTCTGTGGGCAGCTCCTGGCTGGTAggatgcagagggcctggggtgCTGCTCAGTCTGGAGGTTGTGGCTGGGATGAGCAGGGGCTGGTGACCAGGTTGTCACAGTGGAGCTCTAATCCATTTGGCGTGTCCCTTCTCCTCCATATTCCAGGCACACTTGAGATGCAGCTGAATCTCCGGGCCGGCTCCTTGGCCAGAAACTTTCTGAGAAGGGGCTTTCGGGGCAGAGAGCAGCTGGGCCCCTGGTTGGGAGCGCCAGGGCCCTGGGCGCCCATGTCCCTGTCCTGAGAGGCCCCCTCCTGGGCGCTGCGGTGCAGGCCTCCCCACTGATGCTCCCTGTctgctctctttgtctctctctgaccTCCAGAGGCCTCCTTTCTCTCTGCCCGGAGCCATAGCCCCCCTGCGAGGCCCTCCTTTTCCTGCGCCCCGCAGCCTGCGGCCTCTCCGGTTCTGCTCCACGGCCCAGCTGCCGCGCACTCGCCTCTCTCTCCGGGGCCCCCCGGTTCCCTCCGGTTCTCTTGCTGCCTGTTCTCTCCTTTTGCAGGTTGCGTTTATTGGTTTATTTCGGGGGGTTGGTACTGTTTCCACAGAAACCACCATAGCCTCCAGAAAGAGCAGCTCTGGGCTGCAGGGGCGCGTGTGGGGCTGTCAGCCCCTGAACTGGCTGTCTGGAGcatcagtccctggggtccccctTGCCTGGTTCCCGAGCCGGGGATGTGGCGACTCCGGCCCTCGCTCAGTGCCAAGAGCACAGCGGGGCAGATGCGCTCTTCTCCAGCTGCACCCGGCCTGCCGGGCACATCCGCGCGGGGACCGTTACCCAGAGGTGTGGGTCGAGGGTTAAGGGGCACGTGTGCAGCCTGCGTTGTGCGTTGGGCGTTCAGTGGCTGGTCTGCAGCACTGGTCAAGCCCCTGCTGGGTGCGCCCCACGCCCCCGCCGCCCGCTGGTCCCGGCCACCAGGCCCCGCCAGCCTGTGCAGCAGGTGGTGGGGCTGCAGTGGTCTCCCCACCTCATCCCGCAGCCTGTCACTGATACCTGGCCTCGGCAGCTGGCCGACTCCACAAGGGGCGCTCTCACCACCCAGGAGAAagctctgggctttcctggtttTAGTTTCCACTCAGCACTGCGGCAGAGCCCGTAGCGGGGGTTAGGGGCTCCCCAGCTTCAGGGACCCCCAAGTCACGATGCAATGGGCCGCTGTTTGGGGGGTTCGCTTCATTAGGGGAGTGAGCCGGCAGTGACTCGTTCAGTGAGGATGACGTGGTTCACTGGCATCGCCGACTCCATAGACACAAGCCTGAGCAAACCCCAAggcggtgaaggacagggaggcctggcggggtccgtggggtcacaacttagtgaccgagCAACGACAATAAACCGTTGTCTGTCTTGACCCTTAAGAGGGCCCTACAGGAACTGGGCTTTACCCTTGGCTCAGCCTCAATCCTCTTTTAAGTCTGTTCCATCTGACCTAATGGCCACATCAGAGGAAGCTGAGCAGGCGTGACGAGCTCTGAGCTCCCAGACGTGCCTTGCTGGGTCCAGCGGACTCGAGGCCTGAGTGGGTCCCCCCACGAGCCCCAGGGCTGTGCGGCTCCTTTAGGTGCTGAGAACCACCCTGAGCTGGATGAAGGGCCCGCTTCCGTCCTGAGGTGGTTTTCCTGACACCTCTGATGACTTAAGGGTGGCATCGGTTTCTTATTTCCGGGTTCATCAGCCTCACTAGGTTTAAAGGTGAATGTCACTTTGAGTCCCTTACTTTCCTCTCATCCTTGAGTATCCGGGGCCCTGGTCCTCCTCGGTGGGGGTCAGGAAGCGCACGTCTGCAGGCCCCGGAAGCAGAGCTGCAGAATGAGGCCCGCATGGCGGCCCACCTGTTGCTCCGGGAGCTGCCCCTGCACCCCCTTCAGCGGCGCTCAGGCCCCAGGGTGAAGCCACAGGCTCCCAGACCTGACTCGGCCTGGCCCAGGCCAGGTGGGGAAGCGTGGCTTCTCCAACTGGGTGACCCTGTGGGGTGGGGGCCATGCACAAACAGGACCAGAAGGCTGGCGTCTGTACTGGGAAGAAGGGCGGGAACAGCCCTCTTGGCTCATTTTGGTGGCCCCTGGGCAGAGCTGGCCCCGCGTCACCCCACCACATGCTCCAGTCTGCTTCCGCTCAGCGCTGGGTGACCGTGCCTACACCTTATTCGAATTGAGTTCACATGGGGAGACCAGCTATCAGGCTTCCAAGTTGGGGCCACTGCAAACGCCCCCCAGCCCTgtgccaggtggctcagaccTACTGTTGTTTGATGGAGAACTTCCAGAGACCCCGGGAAGGGCGGCCCTGTCTCTGCAGGCGTGCCGGTGTCAGGATCAGATCTGGTGCCGTCCATGGCGCAGGCCCCCACTCCCCACTGCAGGCTGCGGGGCTAGGAACCAGCGTGGAGCCCGGGTTCCCGCAGGGGGCAGGCAGCCGCGGCCAGGGGAGAACCCGGGCTGAGGTGCGTCAGCGGGGCAGGCCGGGCCAGGCATGCCGGCTCCCCCGGGTCCTGTAAGCTGATGCCATTGCCAGAACCAGCGCAGCCCAGCCACAGCTGCAGACCTTGCCAGCCGATGGCCAGGGGGAAGTGGTTGGAGCTGCGCTCTGCAGCTGAGCGTGGCTGCCCTGTGGAGCCTCAGGGGAGTCCAGTCTCGGGGCCAGTGGTCCTGGATGTCTGTGGAACACAGAGGGGAGAGGGAGCCCACCGAGAGGAAGCACTTCCAGGACCAGGTCCAGAAGCTGGCCTGACGTGCTTCCCGCATCAGTGGGCTGCTGGGAGCCGGTCGCAGGGCCAACGCACCGAGCTTGCCTGCGCTGCCCCCGGGCCTCTGCCTGGCTGCTGACGCCTGTGCTCTGCGTCCCTAGGGAGAAACAAAGGTGGTGGTGCCCTGGGCGGAGGCCCGGCGCTGGCAGAACGCGGCGGCCGGGACGGACCAGGCCAGAGGATGCCCCGCCAGCCCAGCGCCTCCAGGCTGCCCAAGGGGGGCGGGCCAGGGAGAAGCCCCCCGAGGAGCGGCACCTGAGCGCCCCCCGGGCAGGCGGCTCTCTGTCCCTGTGGCTAATAAACCGCTGAAACCCAAGGGTCCACTCCAGGCGTGTTCTGTCAGCCGAGTTCAGGCACAAGCGTTTAGACGTGGCTCTGGGTGCCGTCTTCGCTACCCGCCTCCTGGGCCTCTTTGGAGCCAGCAAGGAGCGCGCGTCTTGCGGGCCTCTCGCACTGTCACCGAGGCCCTCCTCGGCACCAAGGGCAGCAGTGCTGTGAGCACAGGAGCGCGGTGAGCGACGGCTGCTAACCCTCCGTGGTCACGCACACCAGAGAAGCGGGTAAGACCCTGCCTCCCGGGGTCCTGAGCGGCCACGTCACCCACAGGTCCAGACCCGGGTTTCCACACTCCACCTCTACGCCCTTATGCCTTAGGCCGCCTGTCCCAACACAGAAACCTGGGAAATGGCAAATTCAACTGAAAAACCAGCAGGGATTCCTCCACACTCCTGCAGACAGATGAGCTTGTCCCAGACACAGGTTTAACTGAGAAACTTTAATAGGGAAGCACGTCTCTGACAGGCCGTCGGGGGGCCGGGTGCGGGAGTGCGGCCGCGCCCCTTCAGTACTCCTCCCCTTCCTCGGCCTCCGCCTCCACCGAGTCCACGCCCACCTCCTCGTAATCCTTCTCCAGCGCCGCCAGGTCTTCCCGGGCCTCCGAGAACTCGCCCTCCTCCATGCCCTCCCCCACGTACCAGTGCACGAAGGCGCGCTTGGCGTACATGAGGTCGAACTTGTGGTCCAGGCGGGCCCAGGCCTCGGCGATGGCCGTGGTGTTGCTCAGCATGCACACGGCCCGCTGCACCTTGGCCAGGTCTCCCCCCGGGACCACCGTGGGGGGCTGGTAGTTGATGCCCACCTGCCGGAGAAGGACAACATGGTCAAGTGGGGAGTGTGGCCTCGGAAACGgaagcttgtttttaaaaatgggggCCGTGGACCCACTTTACATGATGCCCTGTACGAACGGGTACTGTCTTTTTCGGCAGTATCTGCCACAGTTTAATACCCTACACTTTCACTTGCTTTTCAGTCTTCTGCATGACTAAAACATCTTGCCACATACACACTTTTATAATGAGAAAACCTAATACAAACATGGAAAAAGAGTCCACAAAAATGGTGCACCCCTGAGCAAACGGTTGTTAACATATGAAGTCACACTCAGACTGACAAGTGAGGATTCAACACCGTCAGGGGTGAACTTTCTTTCGTGGGGACAGCAGTGTGACCTCCTGTACCTCCCCAGACTGGCCTCTCCTCTGGCTCAGACTCAGCCAGGACGGGAAGCCtgggcacagtgccaggcacCCCACAGAGTGCTGCCCAGCTGAGAATGCCTTGGGTGGCAGCCTTGCCTTCTAAAGGTCAAAGTAAGGGCACTGAAAGGAAACTTCCTCAAACCAAGAagaatggaagaagaaaagacctccctggtggtccagatgcTGCGGTTTACTGCAGGGGGCCAAGGGCTGATATCTGGCCCAGGGACTAAGATCCCCCCTGCCGGGTGACAtgacgggaaaaaaaaaaagctttcaaccCCAACCTATAACCTAACCTCAGAGGCCTGCAAACATCTATGGAAGGTGTAACTTCGTGGATATTTCCAGATTGGTGAAACCCGTCACATACACTTTATCCCTGAGAGTCACTTTACATGTGTGAGTTGTACACCCTCAGATGGTCCGCGTCAAGGTGTCTTGAAGTGGGGCTCACAGAGGCCAGGTGGGTGCAACAACGTGGGTGTGGTCAGAGGCAAGCTCTGacatttaaaatgggaaaacGAAGACCCACACATCGCTGCTACTTGTCCTCGTTTTCAATCTACAAAGGCCCTGGAGATGGCAACTCCCAGACACTGAAGGGACCCCTCAGGGCTCAGACGCGGGATCCAGCACTTTATCTAACCCAGATCGCTTGGGAAAAAGGACTCAACGAGGAAGAGGGCGCAGGGTTAACAAGCCCAGGCGTGGCCAGGCGCTTAGCCTGGTGATCAGGGGTCTAAAGTGGGACATTCTGGGACTTGGCTTCAAATTCAGGATGCTCTTCTCTGGGCAGACGTTTCACTGTGACACTAAGCACAGTTGGAAGAGCCACTGAATTAGTGTGGTTTTGTATGGGAGGCGGCACTCCAAGTCGGGCTTGGAGAAACAGCAGTGAGCCACCCTTGGCCCCACAGAAAATACTGCACAATGAATGGAAGATCCTCTGTACAGAAACAAACGCTGCCTAAGATTCAGTGACAGCTCGTCACTGAAGTAATGCGGAATCGAAACCCATTGTTTCTATCACAGATGATCCCCCAGACTCTGACCAGGTTCTTGGGCAAGCAGCGGGGAAAAGTGAGGACAGGCAGGCCTGCGGTCAGGGTCTCTGAAAGCTCCCTCCTCCTGTCGCTGCCCCTGAGGCCGTTAGGTTCTAAAAGCTGTCTCAGCCTCTGTCTCTGAAGTGTAAGATGTTAGTAATGTTAGCCCATGAGCATTATGGATTGGTTGTGAGAAGTAAAGGTACATCAAGTATGGGTCGGGATCGAGGCGTCCAGCACACTGATTACTAACCTTGCTGTCCCTACAGCCCAGCTGCCCTGGAACAGGGGACCCTCCGCGCGGGTCAGCACCCTGCCCCGGGGCCGGCCACGGGCAGAAAGCTGCGCACACGCCCCCGCCCAGCCTACCTTGAACCCGGTCGGGCACCAGTCCACAAACTGGATGGTGCGCTTGGTCTTGATGGTGGCGATGGCCGCGTTGACGTCTTTGGGGACCACGTCCCCCCGGTA harbors:
- the MZT2B gene encoding mitotic-spindle organizing protein 2B isoform X1 gives rise to the protein MAAAGAGPGPGPGAPPGLEAALQKLALRRKKVLSAEEMELFELAQAAGGAMDPDVFKILVDLLKLNVAPLAVFQMLKSMCAGQRVASDSQDPTAAPLPTPSVPETREASFLSARSHSPPARPSFSCAPQPAASPVLLHGPAAAHSPLSPGPPGSLRFSCCLFSPFAGRNKGGGALGGGPALAERGGRDGPGQRMPRQPSASRLPKGGGPGRSPPRSGT
- the MZT2B gene encoding mitotic-spindle organizing protein 2B isoform X2; translated protein: MAAAGAGPGPGPGAPPGLEAALQKLALRRKKVLSAEEMELFELAQAAGGAMDPDVFKILVDLLKLNVAPLAVFQMLKSMCAGQRVASDSQDPTAAPLPTPSVPETRGRNKGGGALGGGPALAERGGRDGPGQRMPRQPSASRLPKGGGPGRSPPRSGT